From the genome of Penaeus chinensis breed Huanghai No. 1 chromosome 13, ASM1920278v2, whole genome shotgun sequence:
CGGCGTCGATCTAGACATAAGCAAGTATTCAGCATCTCAGGTGCGATGAGCGAgcgggggagcgagaggggggaggcgggctGGAAGAAAATCGCgaaatctttcttccttttcatactAAAGAGGGAAGCGTTATGGGTGTATATTGCTTGGAGATTTGGTTGATATTTGCTTCAGATTTACGAACAAGAtcggcgtattttttttttttttcgttcgataTCAATAGGATCTGTgttgtattacatgtatattaaaaTGGGTTTCAGGCACGAAACTGtgttcttttcactctctttcactcgcagtatctatcagtctatctatctatcggtctatacatccatctatctgtctgactgtgtctctgtctcacattctctctctctcagataccaTCTCCGTCTATCGGCGGCTGTCGGCTGTCGGTGGCTGTCCTCCCCTAGATCGGCCGGCCTTTGACAGAATCCGTCTTTGTCTCGCTGCCCGTCCGCACAGCCTCCTGAATCAAGCCGTAATTCATTTCATTAGCGCTCTACTTGAGGGCCGGTACGGACGTGACCGCGGAGGCAAAGAGCTGCTGACttaatatatatgtggttgtcagtatttgtttatgagtgtgtgtgtgtgtgtgtgtgtgagtgtgtgtgtatgtgtgtgtgtacatgtgtttgtgcgtgtatgtttgtgcgtgtatgtgtgtgtgttcgtgtgtgtgtgtgtgcgtgtgtgtgtgtgtgtgcgtgtgtgtgtgtgtgtgtgtgtgtgtgtgtgtgtgtgtgtgtgtgtgtgtgtgtgtgtgtgtatgtgtgtgtgtacatgtgtttgtgcgtgtatgtttgtgcgtgtatgtgtgtgtgttcgtgtgtgtgtgtgtgtgtgcgtgtgtgtgtgtgtgtgtgtgtgtgtgtgtgtgtgtgtgtgtgtgtgtgtgtgtgtgtgtctatgtctaatATAAGAATCAGTAAAATTATTATACACAAAGACAGTGTAAAATAACTGGACCAGTTTTAtttatctcctctatctcttttttatctcatgataaataaagatgatattaaaatgaatctgataaatagttttgataagagctatccagaaaaaaataaaaataaatgaataaataaataattgaacacGTAGTCTTGGTAACTCCAACCCACCAGGCCTGCCCAAGCCTCTCTCTTTAGCAACCTTCgttagcctcttcctctctctttctttcgtttattcattctctctctctgtctatccctctcattcactatttAATTCAGATATTaactctttatttatatttccttgtccacttctttatctctctctcatgtccaTCTAATTAAACATGTCCTTAAtgttctcttccctcattctgccTGCTTGACGCGTGCCGCAGTTAGTTCTTAACGCCAATGTCCAAGAATGGATCATCTGAAGTCTCCTGTTCGAACTTCCAATAGCATTCTACCCTAAACCCGCTCTGCTTCGCCTTTGCCTTCCACCGCATCCCTGCCGTCGTCCGTAGAGCAAATTTCGTCCGAGAAGTCACGGAGATCGGATTTCATGTCAGCGGATTTCATGTCAGTCATGATATCAGCATCAGCTTTCGGGAGTATTTTTGTGGCATTTAAAGTTGGTTTCGTAGTTTCTGTCCAAATCGTTTATCAGATTACATTCTATTATAGGTGAGTGTTATTGAACGATATCAAATAATAGATTATCCAGAAGCAAAAAGGGGACTGGTCACTCGCCTACTATGAATCATCATTTATCACGGATGGAATGTTCGTTCGTGCATattatatggatatccatatacatacacatatatatttaccatatttaCTGCTCATAGCGCTACTTTGCCCTAAAATTATGGCTGTAATCTTCGCAAACTATATGACAAACCTGTCGCTGATATATGTTAGAGCTGGGCGAAATGAAATGcatatttaatgatgataaaattcgcTAAATTTACGATGATGAAACACTTTAAATGGAAATCTATATAAAAAGGAGGATTGATAACCTTGATAAAAATCTAGTGTAATGTATGCATCATTACAATTTGAAATTTATTAAACTATCGTCGAAAAATAAATGAAGCACAAGCTACAAGCCATTAGCGTGGTATCATTACACATTTAATTGTATAGTGGCAATAATGCTATCAGGTGCAAAAATAATTTCAGCAGTGCGTATATCCTTTATCGACCCTCCAGATGGCAGTTGAAATGAAAAGTGGCCGCGAGGGGCTGGCCTGCCCCAAAGGAAGGCCGCAGTTCAAAATCGCAATGACTGGTGTCGTTTTGTGAAATATGTATACCTGTTTTGTTTCGAcgcttattcatattcttacgtAAGTACAAATATTTGCAAATAGAACAtactatacacaaacatacacacacacactcactttctctctcttttttttctctctttctttctctctctctctctctctctctctctctctctctctctctctctctctctctctctctctctctctctctctctctctcacacacacacacacacacatacataagcgcgCGTAACAATACATCAAGCAAAAATCATGCATTATCATAAGCTCTTTCGCAGGCGCCCATTAAGAGAATAAATCATTCCTGAGATCGATATGAATAAGGAATTACACGATAAAACACAGGGGTGAGTGTAGAAACAAATGTACTTTTCACGGATTACACAAAAGCTGCTGTAATGTGTAAAAAAGTTCAAATGTCTTAGCGATTGATTGTTATGTTGGTCGTAATGATATGTACAAGGTATGTTCTTTCCTATTATATAACCAGTGATTTAGAATTAAACGAAAATTCGATATTCACTTTGGTATCAAATCCTTGTCATTTTGTCCTTTGGGTTAATTGTAAACGTTCCAGTAATTCCTCAGCCTGTAAACAAACGTctaagggcaaaaaaaaaaaaaaaaaaaactggtgtgCTTCGTTCTGCTTTTAATTTATACGAGTTTTGGGACGCATCCAGCTTATGCAACATGCAACTAAAAGCACTGTCAACTTGGGAGAAGGGAATGTGttgtaaaaaaaatcacacctaTATGACGCTCCTTATTTATCAGAttcacctttttcctctctttctttttttttttttttttttttttttttttttactactgacAAGAAATTCAACTACTGTGAGGCACAGTCAGTTCAAACGGACTCTGATTCAACTTCCAAAACTGATATCGGTAGGAGTCCAGGTCAGCGGTGTTCTTAGGGATGTGTTTCTAGCTTCCTGAAACGAAAAAAACGCGACTCCTAATCAAGTGGAAGtaaaataacgaagggaagaacaagaaaacacacgaatatgccgaaggccttttcgcagtttttttgttttgtttttcagggCAACGGCATAACGCAAGCTTTGAAGGAGCAATATGGCGAAAAGGTCCTTCGGatttttcatgtgttttcttgttcttcctttcgttttatttacaatttgttcggTATGAACCCTAATCACGTGCAGTCGTAAAAGTACATGCCCCTTTTTATTGCAATTAGGAAATCATTGTCTATCTAAACTAATTCACTTTCACGATCTAATCCATGGCATCGCGCACCTTCCTGACGTTTTGAAGGCTATTGATAAGTACTGGACGGAGGAACGCAACGTAGCCTTCACCGTTTGACGGCACAGTAGACAttttatgtattcgtgtgtgttccAATTAATCGTGTTGATACATAAATGCAGTACTTCATTTATTGAATTTGATCAGAATATATCATTGATACCAATGTGCAGCCATTGACACGCAAGAAATAACACATCTCCGTTTACagtgactcactctctctttaacgAAGGACTCGCTGAATTGCTTTCGGTGACGCCTTGTTTTTTCCTTGCGTGATTCATCAGATTATTTCAAATTTTAAAGCTGTTTTAGATGAAAACTGTTTTTTCCATTAAGTTTATTAAGTAATCCAACCCGTGCTACAGGAACTGAAATCCTAAAATATGAGACATATTGGAAATCTAACCAGTTGTTTTTAGCAAACCTGCTATCGTATTTTTTCCTTTACTCCATCGCAATAACAGCTAATAATAAACATGTTATGTTCATTTACAGTACCACATACAGTGATTGGCTAATGAATTTCGAAGGAATTCTATCTGTTGCCACGGAGACGAAGCCAAAAACTCCCGTcctagaaagagggaggaagagcagacgCCGATAAtaaaggtgaggaggaaggagggggcgcGCAGGCTGAGCGCAGGCCAAGTAAAAGGCAGGGCAGCGGTAACCAGGTGGTGGGCAAAAAGGGCGCCATATTAAGCAGGTGACATTTCAGATGCGACGCTGTAGCGGGGATGAAAGCGAGCGTCTTCGAGTGCTCGCGAGATCTCATCTCCTGCAGGATGAAGGATAATCCCCAGGTGGGTTTTGGATCCCACAAAATTGCTTCCCAATCCTTTTTTACTGCGGAGCAAATCCCCTTTCCGAGAAACCAAACATTTTACTGTAATTGTGAAAATGCTTTTGGGTGCAGCATTAGCACTTGGGTGGCTTATCTGGGTCATAATTAATTTACTCAGTGTTTATTTTTAATGGTTTTCTTTTATAGATACTTTCTCTGTGCAATATCTGCTTTAATTTATGATCGTGTGTTGATCCTATTAGGGATATAAGTTTGAAATGTGTGTACCACTGATTTGATTGCTTATTTTAAACACCTAGCAATCAATTTTGTACGATATACGTCTGTTTTGGAGCTAGTGACTGAGATATAGTGttaatgctattgatattatgGTGGTCGGGAAATGTTGTGAGTGATATTGCCTATGTCTGTCCTATGATGCAGTTTTGGTGGTGACTCTCTAACTGTTTTTAATTTCAATCCTAAAATATTATTTCTTTCCACAACCAGAATCTTTTTATCCGCTATGCTTAATGAAAACTGACGCGCTGATATTTCTGCCCGGGTAATACAGGTAAATCCCTTAAAAAATGAAGTTGATATAACGATTTGAAGATTtgatttcattctcctttttccatttcACTTTTTGAGGGTGATGAACTCTCCGTGTTATGAACTCAATCAGTGGGATGGAATGAAATGGAGTCTTCCATCCTGGCAACACAAAGGAGACAAGGTTTCTTGGTGCAACAAAGGAGACGCATTGCAGTTTTATTTGTGCGTTTCGCGCGCGCGtcagtgtgtgcgttcgtgtgtgtgtgtgtgtgtgtgtgtgtgtgtgtgtgtgtgtgtgtgcgtgtgcgtgtgtgtgtgtgtgtgcgtgcgtgtgtgtgcgtgtgtgtgtgtgtgtatgtgtgtctgtgtgtgtatgtgtgttgtgtgtgtgtgtgtgtgtgtgtgtgtgtgcgtgcgtgtgcgtgcgtgtgcgtgcgtgtgtgtgcgtgtgtgtgtgtgtgtgtatgtgtgtgtgtgtttgtgtgtgtgtgtgtgcgtgtgcgtgcgtgtgcgtgcgtgtgtgcgtgtgtgtgtgtgtgtgtgtatgtgtgtgtgtgtgtgtgtgtgtgtgtgtgtgcttcctcaCCACGGGTGAGGTGCCCCTAGCCCTCCAGGAACTTGTAATTACATAACAACCGTGATTCTCAAAGACTAGGGACATTGTCATAATTAGTATTGATTCCTGCTGACTGCTGAAGTCACTTGCTCCCCAGGTATCAGCAGTACACCAGTCACTAATCCAAGGGTCACTAATCCCGTCCCAATTCACAAGTCCCCGTTCACCAGTCGCTACTAACTGTTCACCAGTCCAAGGGTCACCAATCCCCATTTAACAGTCACCAGTCTCCGCTCACCAGACCCTGTCACCAGTCCCCATTCGCCAGTCACCAGTCCCCTTACAACAGTTACCAGTACTCATTCACCAGTCCCCATTCATCAGACACCAGTCCCCGGGGATTGGTGACTAGTGGACAGGGGGTAATGGCTGTTGAACAGGTGAACGGGTGAATGGTAACTTTTATATGGGGACTGGTGAACAGGTAATAGTGACTAGTGTATGGAGACTGGTAACTGTTGAACAGGGACAAGTAGCCGGAGATTGGGGGCCATTGACTGCTGAACAAGGAATGGTGACTGGTGAATGGGGACTGGTGAGTAGGGATTGGTGAATGTTGAATTGGGACTGGTGAGTGGTAAACAGTGAGTAAATAGTGATTATCAAATGAGGACTGACGACTGGTGAACAAGTGACTGGTGAATAGGGACTTGTGACTGGTGAAAAGGGAATGATGACTAGTGAATTGAGACAGGTGACTGGTGAACGGGTAGTAGTGTTTTGTGAACGGGGACTGGGGACTCTTGAACAGGGAGTAGTGACTAGTGAATGGGGATTTGTGCCTGTTGAAAAGGAACTGGAGAAAGGGGAGTGGTGACTGGTAACTGATGAATAGGTAGAAGTGAATGGTGAAGGGGGACTAGTGCCTGATGAACAGAGAGTAGTAACTGGTGAACAGGGACTAGTGGATGAGGACTTGTGACTGTAGAACGTGGACTGTTGACAGGAGAACGAGGACTGGTAACTGATGAATGGGGACTGATGAACTGGGAATGGTAACTGGTGAATGGGAATTAGTAACTGGTGAACTGGGACTGGTGACTGGTTAATAAGGACTGGTAGCTGGTGAACTGGGACTAGTGACTGGTAACTGTTGAATGTGGACTTGTGACTGATGAATGGTTAGCAGCAACTGGTGAACAGGGACTGGTGACTGTTAACTGGTGAACAGGGATTGGTGACTGTCAACTGTTGAACGGGTCTGATGACTGGCGAATGGGAAATGTTAAGTGGAGAACAGGGTCTGGTGACTGGTGAATAGGGACTGGTGACTGTTAAACGTGGAGTTGTGATCGTAAACAGGGACTGGTGGCTGATGAATGGGAAATAGTGACTGGTGAACAGGGACTTGTGACTGTAGAGGGGAACTGGTGTGTAGTAGTGACAGGTGAAGAGGGCTGGTGTCTGATGAATGGGGAGTAGTAAATGGTGAACTGTGTCTTGTGACTATTGAACTGGTATTGGTGACTGTTGTATTAGGACTTGTGATTGTAGAATGGGAACTGGTGACTATTCAATGGGGACTGGTGTCTAGTGAACTGGAACTAGTGACTGGTGAACAGGGACTAGTAATTGGTTACCTGAGACTGGTGACTAGTGAATGGTGACCGGTTACTGGTGACCTTTGAATGGCTTGGTGTAGGGGTACTGACTGGTGACTATCGAATAGGAACTGGTGGCTTGTGAACTGGAAATGTTGACTGGTAAATATGGTATATAGATACGGGTACTGGTGAACAGTGACTTGTGCCTTTTGAACTAGAACTCTGTAAGAAGGGGACTGGTGACTAGTGAATGGATAGTACTGACTGGTGAACGGGAACTAGGAACTAGTGAACTGGGACTAGGTGACCAGTGAAAGAGGACTGGTGAAAGGTGGACTGGGAGTAGTGAATGGTAAAAGGGTACTTGTGACTTTTTAAAAACGACTAGTGATTGTTGAATAGGGACTGTTGTCTGGTGAATGGGGAGTAGTGACTGGGGAATGGTGAATGGGGACTGCTGAAAAAGTAGTAGTGATTTATTGAATGGGAAGTAGTGGCTGGTGAATGGGGACTGATGAATGGGGATTGATAATTGTTTAACAGGGCCTGGTGACTGGTGAATGGAGAGTAGTGACTTGTTATTGGTGAACGAGGTCTGGTAACTGTTGAATGGGGACTGGAAACTGGTGAATGGGGACTGGTGACTGTTAAATGGGAAGTGGTAATTATTGAACAGGGATTGGTCATTAGTGAACAAAAAGTAGTGACTGGTAACTGCTAAACAGTGACTGGTGAATGGGGAGTAGTGACTAGTAAATGGGAACTTCTGAGAGTAGTGACTGTAGAACGAGAACTGGTTACTGGTGAATAGGTAACGATAATGATCGATGAACAGAGTGGTGACTGGTGAACTGAGACTGGTGACTAGTGAACGGGGCTGGTTACTGGTAAACGGGGACTGGTGACTATTGAGAGGGGACATGTGGATGATGAGTGGGTACTAGTGACTTGTAACTGTTGAACAAGTGTAACTAGTGACTGGTGAACAGGACTGGTGGCTGTTCAACAAGGACTGTTGAATCATGAAAGGGTAACAGTGACTGGTGAACTGGGACTGATAACTGGTAAATGGGGAATAGTGACTAGTGAACTGGGATTGGTGACTGTTGAATAGGGGACTAGTGACTGGTAAACAAGTGACTGGTGAGCAGGGACTGGTGATTGGTGAATGGGGAATGGTGCCGACTAAACCGGACTGGTGACTGTTGAATGGGGACTGGTGATTGGTGAATGGGTACTGGTGACTCGTGAACTGGATTGATGACTGGTGAGTGTTGAATGGGGACTAGTGACTTAGTGAAAGGTTCTGGTGACTGGTGAATGGTCCACGGGTAGTAGTGACTGGTGAATGGGGAATGGTAACGGTGAATGGGGAATGGTTGATGGGTGTTTGTGACTGATGACTCCTCAATGGGTAGTAGTGATTGATGAACATTAAATGGTGAACAGGGATTGGTAACTGGTTAATTGGGACAGGTGAGCTGGAACATACATCTGGTATGTACACTGATGACTTGCGACTGTTGAATGGGGTTTGGTGAATGAGTAATAGTGACTGTTGAGAAGTAGTGACTGTTAAACTGGGACTGGTGACAGGTAAATGGGGAGTAATGACTGGTGACTGTTAGATGGGGACTGGTGAACTGGAACTAATGTCTGGTGACTGATGAACTGGGTCTGTTGGATGGAAACTTGTGAATAGTGAATTGGGTGACCGGTGAATGGGTAGTTGTACTATGTGACTTAAACAGGTTCTGATGAGAGGTGAGTAGGGAGTTCTGATTGGTGTACTGAGTGTGGTGACTGCTGAATCGGGAGGACTGGTGAATGGGAACTGGTAATTGGTAAACCAGGACTGGGGACTGTTCACTGGGGAGTAGCGACTGGTGAATATGACTGTGAACAGTGTCTGGTGAATTGGGACAGGTGACTGGTGTCTGATGAATGGGGAGTAGTGACTGGGGACTGGTAATTGGTGAACGGGTATTAGTGATTGGTGAATGTTCAAAGGGTAGTAGTGACGGGTGAAT
Proteins encoded in this window:
- the LOC125031641 gene encoding putative proline-rich protein 21: MSPLNSHQSPFTSNQPRSLVTSLSSPVTTLFIDHYRYLFTSNQFSFYSHYSQKFPFTSHYSPFTSHCLAVTSHYFLFTNDQSLFNNYHFPFNSHQSPFTSFQSPFNSYQTSFTNNKSLLSIHQSPVHLSPVLFHWSPSPSSLVPSSRSPSPVSTPTPSHSKVTSNRSPFTSHQSQTPALFTCHYYTPVPLYSHKSLFTSHYFPFISHQSLFTITTPRLTVTSPYSPVTRPCSPLNISHSHKSTFNSYQSLVPVHQLPVLINQSPVPVHQLLIPIHQLPFPVHQSPFISYQSSFSCQQSTFYSHKSSSTSPCSPSPQSPFTKHYYPFTSHLSQFTSHHSLFTSHKSLFTSHLFTSLPIHQSPFLVQQSMAPNLRLLVPVQQLPVSIH